One genomic region from Gossypium hirsutum isolate 1008001.06 chromosome D13, Gossypium_hirsutum_v2.1, whole genome shotgun sequence encodes:
- the LOC121224943 gene encoding E3 ubiquitin-protein ligase RHA2A — MCYYECEAWQMEGEDGEVVMQVEEDSSLCPVFSIEIFANIVSDHETIIQQLLLPQDQLTQASSTSWSAISSKLSQMEIPFSLHARVMLKIIECARSAMKETQNKKRKNIPIIVTLGPAAATPSEDEAVDKRKGSLKKVKVEEGKFTVVQCVICLEEILDGFKVIQMPCSHIYHLHCILSWLEKSNLCPLCRFQMPT, encoded by the coding sequence ATGTGTTACTATGAATGTGAGGCATGGCAGATGGAGGGTGAAGATGGTGAAGTGGTGATGCAAGTAGAAGAAGATTCGTCGCTGTGTCCTGTGTTTTCTATTGAAATCTTCGCTAACATTGTATCTGATCATGAAACCATCATTCAACAGCTATTGCTGCCACAGGATCAGTTAACGCAGGCCAGCAGCACATCGTGGTCGGCTATATCTAGCAAGCTTTCGCAAATGGAAATACCCTTTAGCCTTCATGCCAGGGTGATGCTAAAGATCATAGAATGTGCTCGTTCCGCCATGAAGGAAACACAGAACAAGAAGCGCAAGAACATCCCAATTATCGTCACTCTGGGTCCTGCTGCTGCAACACCATCAGAGGACGAAGCCGTCGATAAGCGCAAGGGATCACTGAAGAAGGTTAAAGTTGAAGAAGGCAAGTTTACCGTAGTGCAGTGCGTGATTTGTTTGGAAGAGATTTTGGATGGGTTTAAAGTTATTCAAATGCCTTGCTCTCATATATATCATCTACATTGCATCTTAAGCTGGTTGGAGAAGAGTAATCTTTGTCCACTTTGTCGATTTCAGATGCCTACTTGA